The Hemibagrus wyckioides isolate EC202008001 linkage group LG25, SWU_Hwy_1.0, whole genome shotgun sequence genome has a segment encoding these proteins:
- the LOC131346293 gene encoding cytochrome P450 2J2-like yields the protein MLLRYLAEYFDFKIFLIVFFVFLLLLDIIRNRNPPNFPPGPWPLPFVGNIFTELDFKSINKLAEKYGDVFSLRWGSEKAVYISGYKLVKEALVTNLDNFADRPAIPLFHKIYKGLGVALSNGYLWKNQRKFVLTHLRSFGEGKKTLELSIQQESIFLCDAFKAEQGPFDPQIYLNNAVSNIISALVFGHRFEYHDENFQNVLRLDIEAVILAGLSQTQLYNAFPGLFNYLPGPHQKMFSNYAKIIEFLNEEIRKHKEDWDPSNPRDYIDSFLQEMEKRKSDPQAGFNIDSLVIAMLDLFEAGTESLATTMRWGLLFMMKYPEIQKKVQAEIDKVIGQSRQASMADKPNMPYTEAVIHEIQRMGDIVPLGFPKMATKDTVLGGFFIPKGTTVTTNLSSVLNDKNDWETPDRFNPGHFLDDQGQFLKKDAFLPFSAGKRACVGEQLARMELFLFFTSLLQSFRISPCPGEELSLEGQIGFTYAPKPYRMCVTSR from the exons ATGCTTTTACGCTACTTAGCGGAATACTTTGATTTTAAAATCTTCCTtatagtattttttgtttttcttctacttcttgATATCATCAGGAATAGAAACCCACCCAACTTTCCACCAGGACCGTGGCCCCTACCTTTTGTGGGAAACATTTTCACTGAGCTTGACTTCAAATCAATAAACAAG CTTGCTGAGAAATATGGAGACGTCTTCAGCCTGCGCTGGGGCAGTGAGAAAGCTGTGTATATCTCTGGATATAAACTGGTGAAGGAGGCTCTTGTTACTAACCTGGACAACTTTGCAGACCGCCCTGCCATCCCTCTGTTTCACAAAATCTATAAGGGACTTG GTGTAGCTCTCAGTAATGGATATCTGTGGAAGAACCAGAGGAAGTTTGTCCTCACACATCTACGCTCCTTTGGTGAAGGGAAGAAGACTCTGGAGCTGAGTATCCAGCAGGAGAGCATCTTTCTGTGTGATGCTTTCAAAGCAGAACAGG GTCCTTTTGATCCCCAGATTTATCTGAACAACGCAGTCTCCAACATCATCTCTGCACTAGTTTTCGGCCATCGCTTTGAATACCATGATGAGAATTTCCAGAATGTTTTGCGTTTGGATATTGAAGCTGTCATTTTAGCAGGCTTGTCCCAAACTCAG CTGTATAATGCCTTCCCTGGCCTTTTTAATTACCTTCCTGGCCCTCATCAGAAGATGTTTTCAAACTACgcaaaaataattgaattcttAAATGAAGAAATAAGGAAACATAAGGAGGATTGGGATCCCTCAAATCCTCGTGATTACATTGACAGTTTCCTTCAAGAAATGGAAAAG AGAAAGAGTGATCCACAAGCTGGATTTAACATCGATTCATTAGTGATTGCAATGCTGGACTTGTTTGAAGCAGGGACAGAATCCTTGGCCACTACAATGCGCTGGGGTCTACTCTTCATGATGAAGTACCCTGAGATACAGA AAAAGGTGCAGGCAGAGATCGACAAAGTGATCGGACAGTCACGCCAAGCCAGCATGGCCGACAAACCCAACATGCCCTACACTGAAGCTGTTATTCATGAGATTCAAAGGATGGGCGACATTGTGCCTCTGGGTTTCCCAAAGATGGCCACTAAAGATACTGTACTGGGTGGATTCTTCATACCAAAG GGCACAACTGTGACTACAAACCTGTCGTCTGTGCTTAATGACAAGAACGACTGGGAAACACCAGACAGGTTTAACCCAGGACACTTCCTGGATGATCAGGGCCAGTTCCTGAAGAAGGATGCTTTCCTGCCCTTTTCAGCAG GGAAGAGAGCATGTGTAGGGGAGCAGCTGGCTCGTATGGagctctttctcttcttcaccTCTTTGTTGCAGAGCTTCAGGATCTCCCCTTGTCCTGGAGAAGAGCTGAGCTTGGAGGGTCAGATAGGCTTCACATACGCACCCAAACCCTACCGCATGTGTGTGACTTCACGCTAA